A genomic region of Gossypium hirsutum isolate 1008001.06 chromosome D01, Gossypium_hirsutum_v2.1, whole genome shotgun sequence contains the following coding sequences:
- the LOC107921182 gene encoding probable calcium-binding protein CML25: MGFGSIFNRKKKLRSRNLTDSPTVSSSGSLFLQSPVRNFTQTQLQEIEEVFKKFDANGDGKISASELGSIMKSLGQQPSDEELHNMIKEFDADGDGFINFNEFIELNTKGVDSEEVLENLKDAFSVYDIDGNGWISAEELHEVLKSLGEECSIAECRKMISGVDNDGNGMIDFEEFKVMMMAGATFVSMDSKRDVAL; the protein is encoded by the coding sequence ATGGGATTTGGGTCGATTTTCAATAGGAAAAAGAAGCTGCGTTCTAGAAATTTAACTGATTCTCCAACTGTCTCTTCAAGTGGATCATTGTTCCTTCAATCTCCTGTGCGAAATTTTACCCAAACCCAACTCCAAGAAATCGAAGAAGTGTTCAAAAAGTTCGATGCGAATGGAGACGGTAAGATCTCAGCCTCTGAACTGGGTTCCATCATGAAATCACTCGGTCAACAACCCTCCGATGAAGAACTCCACAACATGATCAAAGAATTCGACGCCGACGGTGATGGGTTCATAAATTTCAACGAGTTCATCGAGTTGAACACCAAAGGAGTCGACTCGGAAGAGGTTTTGGAGAACTTGAAGGACGCTTTCTCGGTTTATGACATTGACGGGAATGGTTGGATTTCAGCTGAGGAACTCCACGAGGTTCTTAAGAGCCTCGGAGAAGAATGCTCGATCGCAGAGTGTAGGAAGATGATAAGTGGAGTCGACAATGATGGGAATGGGATGATTGATTTCGAAGAGTTTAAGGTTATGATGATGGCTGGAGCCACCTTTGTTTCCATGGATTCTAAGAGAGATGTTGCTCTCTAA
- the LOC107921223 gene encoding uncharacterized protein codes for MSFSVLSPYLYKPFKLSALQNKKQVYKALGVKQQHLQFANLPKKKQNERVRIRFTNMEQKKINHENNNNKAAIRDEDGYKGVPIHSQVMKIKREFEKIKHPSLQQADMRRVLREITRQRSRSPLGLAERPIAVGHS; via the coding sequence ATGTCATTTTCAGTATTATCACCATATCTATATAAACCCTTCAAACTCTCCGCCCTCCAAAACAAAAAACAGGTATACAAGGCCTTGGGCGTGAAGCAGCAGCATTTGCAATTTGCAAATctgccaaaaaaaaaacaaaacgagAGGGTGCGAATTAGGTTTACAAATATGGAGCAAAAGAAGATCAACCatgaaaacaacaacaacaaagcaGCTATAAGAGATGAAGATGGATATAAAGGCGTCCCAATTCATAGCCAAGTGATGAAGATAAAGCGAGAGTTTGAGAAGATCAAGCACCCGTCATTGCAACAAGCTGATATGAGACGAGTGCTTCGGGAGATCACCAGGCAACGCTCCCGTTCCCCTCTCGGATTAGCTGAGAGACCTATAGCTGTTGGCCATTCCTAG